CTACACCCTTATATTTGCACAACGCTTTTAAGATATCTCTGATATCTACTTTTAGTTGGTTATAGATGATTTTTCTCCTATACTTGGGCGTAAATACTACGTGATACTTGCACATCCATTTTGTGTGTGCTAAGCTTTTGTCCATAGAAATTCACCTGCTTTCTTCTTTCTGATGGCTTGAACACTCATCAGTATAGCAGTTGGTGAATTTCTTTTTGTTTAACTTTTTATCTCCACCCGTTTAACGGGTGGTTTTTTGTTTCCGACGTTCCTTCGTCAACACGCTGAAGCGCATAATAAGAAACCTGTTCAGCGAATGAACAGGTTTTCTCTGAACTCTGTTTCAGCGCGGCTCTACAATCAACTTCATTGCAGTCCGCTCTTCCCCTTCAATCAAAATGTCGGTAAAGGCCGGAATGCAAATTAAATCAACTCCATGAGGAGCGACAAA
This DNA window, taken from Anaeromusa acidaminophila DSM 3853, encodes the following:
- a CDS encoding transposase, yielding MDKSLAHTKWMCKYHVVFTPKYRRKIIYNQLKVDIRDILKALCKYKGV